A single window of Bombyx mori chromosome 17, ASM3026992v2 DNA harbors:
- the LOC101741525 gene encoding uncharacterized protein LOC101741525 encodes MDEIMKALKVIPLELDDHKKAIRESGENVTQQVTQNINKILEEKFFALEEKHEKLKEIVDNQEKRISFLEKQARQRNIVFFGIEELESSYDILGKNMLKWLEQNFSVKLTYSDLQEVKRLGKKNDRPRPVVVSFLNLDMKIKIFKQKRALQDTGYYMKEDYPKQVLEKRKQLQEQLKIEREKGNMAFLKYDKLVIPKQTSKRKLSPSPTKPTEDTPKEINTQTKKKNKPQSQHDPMAKRTHSTSERVIKPGMLNFLTNKNTAIDKEISKNKA; translated from the coding sequence ATGGATGAAATTATGAAAGCTCTAAAAGTAATCCCACTGGAATTAGACGATCACAAAAAAGCTATTAGAGAAAGTGGTGAAAACGTGACACAACAAGttacacaaaatataaataaaatattagaggAAAAATTTTTTGCCCTAGAAGAGAAAcatgaaaaattaaaagaaatagtaGATAATCAGGAGAAAAGAATCAGCTTTCTAGAAAAGCAAGCCAGACAAAGAAATATAGTTTTCTTCGGCATCGAAGAACTGGAATCTTCATATGATATCCTAGGAAAAAATATGCTTAAATGGTTAGAACAAAATTTCTCAGTCAAACTAACCTATAGTGACCTACAAGAAGTTAAAAGACTAGGAAAGAAAAACGATAGACCACGTCCAGTAGTGGTATCTTTCTTAAACCTGGACATGAAGATCAAAATCTTTAAACAAAAAAGAGCACTGCAAGACACAGGTTACTATATGAAAGAAGACTACCCTAAACAAGTCTTAGAAAAGAGGAAACAACTACAAGAACAGTTAAAAATTGAGAGAGAAAAAGGAAACATGGCTTTCCTAAAATATGATAAACTGGTCATACCTAAACAAACATCTAAAAGAAAGCTTTCTCCTTCACCAACAAAACCTACCGAGGACACGCCAAAGGAaataaacacacaaacaaaaaagaagAACAAACCACAATCACAGCACGATCCCATGGCGAAAAGAACACACAGCACCTCAGAAAGAGTAATTAAGCCGGGCATGCTAAACttcttaacaaataaaaacactgCAATTGATAAAGAAATCTCCAAAAACAAGGCATAG